Proteins from a single region of Streptomyces sp. TN58:
- a CDS encoding LpqB family beta-propeller domain-containing protein, whose amino-acid sequence MDGEPVDARWGSARVRGRRLRTLRAYAFPAAGLVLAGCASMPHSGEIRAVQASQGVDSQVRVFGVPPADKATPAEIVDGFLEAMTSDDPQLETARKYLTPAAAKSWKPSSAVTVLSSGLSRVAVRGEKDPEGPRWKVTGKKLATVDEHSAYQPQTGVRDYEEQLQLVQDEDKQWRISTPPSGLVLSESDFQRIYMPVNKYYFAGGTLVADPVYVRQRSDPDSRMDPTTQTVQSLLAGPSRWLAPVVESAFPTGTELRTGTKSLSYDGQNTLRVPLNDKVGNIAQPQCKKMATQLLYTVKDLTGSRLDQVELLRSSDDKTSSLCTVTSVSADAIARRPKLPDFQYFVDSEKRLVRMKLDVGGEDQQVHTEPVPGPLATLPAFKVRSAAVSHDEQRAAVVSEDGHGLYVVPTSGGGPMPAQVPIGRGGKAETLTAPSWDASGDLWVADRDPQQPGLWRVPGGTGTPERVQVAGLDGRRIASLKASADGARIALLLEEAPAGKKLYVGRIERPDAKGDISAVSVRELRPAAPQMADVTTMSWAPRGRLLVVGREKGGVQQARYMLADGSMVAASLPGATGLSEVAAAAAEDESKPKPVLGYSEDGIVWLPPGAQWRTVAAGGSPVYPG is encoded by the coding sequence ATGGACGGTGAGCCCGTGGACGCGCGGTGGGGGAGCGCACGGGTGAGGGGCCGGCGCCTGCGCACGCTGCGGGCGTACGCCTTCCCGGCAGCCGGGCTGGTCCTGGCCGGCTGCGCCTCGATGCCCCACAGCGGCGAGATCCGCGCCGTGCAGGCGTCGCAGGGCGTGGACTCGCAGGTGCGGGTGTTCGGCGTGCCGCCCGCGGACAAGGCCACTCCGGCGGAGATCGTCGACGGCTTCCTGGAGGCGATGACCAGCGACGACCCGCAGCTGGAGACCGCCCGCAAGTACCTCACGCCGGCCGCCGCGAAGTCCTGGAAGCCCAGCTCCGCCGTCACCGTGCTCTCCTCCGGCCTCAGCCGGGTCGCGGTCCGCGGCGAGAAGGACCCCGAAGGGCCCCGCTGGAAGGTGACCGGCAAGAAGCTCGCGACCGTCGACGAGCACAGCGCCTACCAGCCGCAGACCGGCGTCCGGGACTACGAGGAGCAGCTCCAGCTCGTCCAGGACGAGGACAAGCAGTGGCGCATCTCGACCCCGCCGAGCGGCCTCGTGCTCAGCGAGTCGGACTTCCAGCGCATCTACATGCCGGTGAACAAGTACTACTTCGCCGGCGGCACGCTCGTCGCCGACCCGGTCTACGTGCGCCAGCGCAGCGACCCCGACTCGCGGATGGACCCGACCACGCAGACGGTGCAGTCGCTGCTCGCCGGGCCGTCCCGGTGGCTCGCGCCGGTCGTGGAGTCCGCCTTCCCCACCGGTACGGAACTGCGTACGGGCACCAAGTCCCTCTCGTACGACGGCCAGAACACGCTGCGCGTGCCGCTCAACGACAAGGTGGGCAACATCGCGCAGCCGCAGTGCAAGAAGATGGCCACCCAACTGCTGTACACCGTCAAGGACCTGACGGGCTCACGGCTCGACCAGGTCGAACTGCTGCGCTCCTCCGACGACAAGACGTCGTCGCTGTGCACGGTGACGTCGGTGAGCGCGGACGCCATCGCCAGGCGGCCCAAGCTCCCCGACTTCCAGTACTTCGTCGACAGCGAGAAGCGGCTGGTCCGGATGAAGCTCGACGTGGGCGGCGAGGACCAGCAGGTCCACACCGAACCGGTGCCGGGGCCGCTGGCGACCCTGCCCGCGTTCAAGGTCCGGTCGGCCGCGGTGTCGCACGACGAGCAGCGCGCGGCCGTGGTCTCCGAGGACGGGCACGGGCTGTACGTGGTGCCGACGTCCGGGGGCGGGCCGATGCCGGCGCAGGTGCCGATCGGCAGGGGCGGCAAGGCGGAGACGCTGACGGCGCCGAGCTGGGACGCGTCGGGCGACCTGTGGGTCGCGGACCGCGATCCGCAGCAGCCGGGGCTGTGGCGGGTGCCGGGCGGGACCGGAACGCCGGAGAGGGTGCAGGTGGCCGGGCTCGACGGGCGGCGGATCGCCTCGCTGAAGGCGTCCGCCGACGGGGCGCGGATCGCGCTGCTGCTGGAGGAGGCCCCCGCCGGCAAGAAGCTGTACGTCGGGCGGATCGAGCGGCCGGACGCGAAGGGCGACATCTCGGCGGTGTCGGTGCGCGAGCTGCGGCCCGCGGCCCCGCAGATGGCGGACGTGACGACGATGAGCTGGGCGCCGCGGGGCCGGCTGCTGGTGGTGGGCCGGGAGAAGGGCGGGGTGCAGCAGGCCCGCTACATGCTGGCGGACGGCTCGATGGTCGCGGCGAGCCTGCCGGGGGCCACGGGGCTGTCCGAGGTCGCGGCGGCGGCCGCGGAGGACGAGTCGAAGCCGAAGCCGGTGCTGGGGTACTCGGAGGACGGGATCGTCTGGCTGCCGCCGGGTGCGCAGTGGCGGACCGTGGCCGCGGGCGGGTCGCCGGTCTACCCGGGCTGA
- the mtrA gene encoding two-component system response regulator MtrA, whose product MMSNMKGRVLVVDDDTALAEMLGIVLRGEGFEPSFVADGDKALAAFREAKPDLVLLDLMLPGRDGIEVCRLIRAESGVPIVMLTAKSDTVDVVVGLESGADDYIVKPFKPKELVARIRARLRRSEEPAPEQLAIGDLVIDVAGHSVKRDGVSIALTPLEFDLLVALARKPWQVFTREVLLEQVWGYRHAADTRLVNVHVQRLRSKVEKDPERPEIVVTVRGVGYKAGPS is encoded by the coding sequence ATGATGTCAAACATGAAGGGACGCGTCCTCGTCGTCGACGACGACACCGCGCTGGCCGAGATGCTCGGCATTGTGCTGCGGGGAGAAGGTTTTGAGCCGTCGTTCGTAGCGGACGGTGACAAGGCACTCGCTGCCTTCCGGGAGGCGAAGCCCGACCTGGTCCTGTTGGACCTCATGCTGCCCGGACGGGACGGCATCGAGGTCTGTCGGCTGATCCGGGCCGAGTCCGGCGTGCCGATCGTCATGCTGACCGCGAAGAGCGACACGGTGGACGTGGTCGTGGGCCTGGAGTCCGGGGCCGACGACTACATCGTCAAGCCGTTCAAGCCGAAGGAGCTGGTGGCCCGTATCCGGGCCCGTCTGCGCCGGTCGGAGGAGCCCGCGCCCGAGCAGCTGGCCATCGGTGACCTGGTCATCGACGTGGCCGGGCACTCGGTCAAGCGGGACGGTGTGTCCATCGCCCTGACGCCGCTCGAATTCGACCTGCTGGTCGCGCTCGCGCGCAAGCCGTGGCAGGTGTTCACCCGGGAGGTGCTGCTGGAGCAGGTCTGGGGCTATCGGCACGCGGCGGACACCCGTCTGGTCAACGTGCACGTTCAGCGTCTGCGCTCCAAGGTCGAGAAGGACCCGGAGCGTCCCGAGATCGTCGTGACGGTGCGCGGTGTCGGCTACAAGGCCGGACCCAGCTGA
- the mtrB gene encoding MtrAB system histidine kinase MtrB: MLRLFIRLVRRPLRPAVRLWRRNIQLRVVAATLLISLSVVLALGFVVIAQVSKGLLDAKEEAAQSQAAGGFAVAQEKANTPATVDGPDVADNKVGRDASTWMNSLVKQLASGGQTAFEVVALGAGTGEEPQPGAQGVRGARASGNVDPTASVPINLRRAVNHATGTFKTFSEIRYTSGADQKEPEPALVVGKRLTDVNGDPYDLYYLFPLTQEEESLNLVKSTIATAGLFVVVLLSGIAWLVVRQVVSPVRMAAGIAERLSAGRLQERMKVTGEDDIARLGEAFNKMAQNLQNKIQQLEELSRMQRRFVSDVSHELRTPLTTVRMAADVIHDARVDFDPVTARSAELLAGQLDRFESLLADLLEISRFDAGAAALEAEPIDLREVVHRVIDGAEPLAEHKGTRIRVLGDSQPVIAEADARRVERVLRNLVVNAVEHGEGRDVVVRLASAGGAVAVAVRDYGVGLKPGEATRVFNRFWRADPARARTTGGTGLGLSIAVEDARLHGGWLQAWGEPGGGSQFRLTLPRTADEPLRGSPIPLEPEDSRANRARAAADAAAAASGGAAERQTAEAADRSPIPPRSPVAGAMSVPADPTALPGNGARVVARPAEQAQQEDRADGR; encoded by the coding sequence ATGCTGCGGCTGTTCATACGCCTCGTGCGGCGGCCGCTACGTCCGGCTGTCCGCCTGTGGCGGCGCAACATCCAGCTCCGGGTGGTCGCCGCCACCTTGCTGATCTCGCTCTCCGTGGTCCTGGCGCTGGGCTTCGTCGTCATCGCGCAGGTCAGCAAGGGCCTCCTCGACGCCAAGGAGGAGGCCGCGCAGAGCCAGGCCGCCGGCGGGTTCGCCGTGGCGCAGGAGAAGGCCAACACGCCCGCGACCGTGGACGGGCCCGACGTGGCCGACAACAAGGTCGGCCGTGACGCCAGCACGTGGATGAACTCTCTGGTCAAGCAGCTGGCCAGCGGCGGGCAGACCGCCTTCGAGGTGGTCGCGCTCGGGGCCGGCACCGGGGAGGAGCCCCAGCCGGGCGCGCAGGGCGTCCGGGGCGCCCGTGCCTCCGGGAACGTGGATCCGACCGCCAGTGTGCCGATCAACCTGCGCAGGGCCGTCAACCACGCCACCGGCACCTTCAAGACCTTCTCGGAGATCCGCTACACCAGCGGTGCCGACCAGAAGGAGCCCGAGCCGGCGCTGGTCGTGGGCAAGCGGCTGACGGACGTCAACGGGGACCCGTACGACCTGTACTACCTCTTCCCGCTGACCCAGGAGGAGGAGTCCCTCAACCTGGTCAAGTCCACCATCGCCACCGCCGGGCTGTTCGTCGTGGTCCTGCTGAGCGGTATCGCCTGGCTCGTCGTACGCCAGGTGGTGAGCCCCGTACGGATGGCCGCCGGGATCGCCGAGCGGCTGTCGGCGGGCCGGCTCCAGGAGCGGATGAAGGTCACCGGTGAGGACGACATCGCCCGTCTGGGCGAGGCCTTCAACAAGATGGCGCAGAACCTCCAGAACAAGATCCAGCAGCTGGAGGAGCTGTCCCGGATGCAGCGGCGGTTCGTCTCGGACGTCAGCCACGAGCTGCGGACCCCGCTGACGACGGTGCGGATGGCCGCCGACGTCATCCACGACGCCCGGGTCGACTTCGATCCGGTGACGGCCCGCTCCGCGGAGCTGCTGGCCGGTCAGCTCGACCGCTTCGAGTCGCTGCTCGCCGACCTGCTGGAGATCAGCCGCTTCGACGCCGGGGCGGCGGCCCTGGAGGCGGAGCCGATCGACCTGCGCGAGGTGGTGCACCGCGTCATCGACGGGGCGGAGCCGCTGGCCGAGCACAAGGGCACCCGGATCCGGGTCCTCGGCGACTCCCAGCCGGTGATCGCCGAGGCCGACGCGCGGCGCGTCGAGCGGGTGCTGCGCAACCTCGTCGTCAACGCGGTGGAGCACGGCGAGGGCCGGGACGTGGTGGTGCGGCTGGCGTCCGCGGGCGGGGCCGTCGCCGTCGCCGTACGCGACTACGGTGTCGGCCTCAAACCGGGCGAGGCGACCCGAGTCTTCAACCGCTTCTGGCGGGCCGACCCGGCTCGGGCGCGTACGACCGGCGGCACGGGCCTGGGCCTGTCCATCGCCGTCGAGGACGCCCGGCTGCACGGCGGCTGGCTCCAGGCGTGGGGCGAGCCGGGCGGCGGATCCCAGTTCCGGCTGACGCTGCCGCGTACGGCGGACGAGCCGCTGCGGGGCTCGCCCATCCCGCTGGAACCCGAGGACTCCCGGGCGAACCGGGCCCGGGCCGCGGCGGACGCCGCGGCGGCGGCCTCCGGCGGGGCGGCGGAGCGGCAGACGGCCGAGGCCGCGGACCGCTCGCCGATACCGCCGCGGTCGCCCGTCGCGGGCGCGATGTCGGTGCCCGCCGACCCGACGGCCCTGCCGGGGAACGGGGCCCGGGTCGTGGCCCGCCCGGCCGAGCAGGCACAACAGGAGGATCGAGCCGATGGACGGTGA
- a CDS encoding ComF family protein: MRGWWRELAGLVLPVDCAGCGAARVLVCEGCRDALSGSAAGPVGPSPRPEGLPPVHAAAAYEGAVREVLLAHKERGALPLAGVLGAALAAAVLAGGAGRGRGEVALVPVPSARGQVRARGHDPARRIALAAAGGLRRAGVPARVAPVLALRRAVADQAGLGARQRRENLAGALAVRRDGARLTRGARIVLVDDVVTTGATLAEAARAVRAAGLAVGCGGGSGEGAGAGAGGVLRAAVVAAPAGSFGRSPRAWRR, encoded by the coding sequence ATGCGGGGGTGGTGGCGGGAGCTCGCCGGGCTGGTCCTGCCCGTCGACTGCGCGGGGTGCGGTGCCGCCCGCGTGCTGGTGTGCGAGGGCTGCCGGGACGCGCTCAGCGGGTCCGCTGCGGGTCCGGTGGGCCCGTCCCCGCGCCCCGAGGGGCTGCCGCCGGTACACGCGGCCGCCGCCTACGAGGGAGCCGTACGGGAGGTCCTGCTGGCCCACAAGGAGCGCGGGGCGCTCCCGCTGGCCGGTGTGCTGGGTGCGGCGCTGGCCGCGGCCGTCCTGGCCGGCGGGGCCGGGCGGGGGCGGGGCGAGGTGGCACTGGTGCCGGTCCCCTCGGCGCGCGGACAGGTGCGGGCGCGCGGGCACGATCCGGCGCGCAGGATCGCGCTGGCCGCGGCGGGAGGGCTGCGGCGGGCCGGGGTGCCGGCGCGTGTGGCGCCCGTACTGGCGCTGCGACGGGCGGTGGCGGACCAGGCGGGACTGGGGGCCCGGCAGCGCCGGGAGAACCTGGCGGGGGCGCTGGCGGTGCGCCGGGACGGGGCACGGCTGACGCGGGGGGCCCGGATCGTACTGGTGGACGACGTGGTCACCACCGGGGCGACGCTGGCCGAGGCGGCGCGGGCGGTGCGCGCGGCGGGGCTGGCCGTGGGATGCGGCGGCGGATCCGGGGAAGGCGCCGGGGCGGGAGCGGGCGGCGTGCTGCGGGCCGCGGTGGTGGCCGCGCCGGCGGGCTCCTTCGGGCGGAGTCCCCGCGCGTGGCGGCGGTGA
- a CDS encoding response regulator, giving the protein MADSFGPVRADGGAACRGADPSGETAGPPAGEPIRVLVVDDHALFRRGLEIVLAQEEDIQVVGEAGDGAEAVDKAADLLPDIVLMDVRMPRRGGIEACTSIKEVAPSAKIIMLTISDEEADLYDAIKAGATGYLLKEISTDEVATAIRAVADGQSQISPSMASKLLTEFKSMIQRTDERRLVPAPRLTDRELEVLKLVATGMNNRDIAKELFISENTVKNHVRNILEKLQLHSRMEAVVYAMREKILEIR; this is encoded by the coding sequence ATGGCGGACAGCTTCGGTCCGGTACGCGCGGACGGCGGTGCGGCCTGCCGCGGGGCGGACCCCTCGGGGGAGACCGCCGGCCCGCCGGCCGGGGAACCCATCCGGGTGCTCGTCGTCGACGACCACGCGCTCTTCCGCCGGGGACTGGAGATCGTCCTCGCGCAGGAGGAGGACATCCAGGTCGTCGGCGAGGCCGGGGACGGCGCGGAGGCGGTGGACAAGGCGGCCGACCTGCTGCCGGACATCGTGCTCATGGACGTGCGGATGCCCCGGCGCGGCGGCATCGAGGCATGCACCTCGATCAAGGAGGTGGCACCCTCGGCGAAGATCATCATGTTGACGATCAGCGACGAGGAGGCGGACCTCTACGACGCGATCAAGGCGGGCGCGACCGGCTACCTCCTGAAGGAGATCTCCACGGACGAGGTGGCCACGGCGATCCGGGCGGTGGCCGACGGCCAGTCGCAGATCAGCCCGTCGATGGCGTCGAAGCTCCTGACCGAGTTCAAGTCGATGATCCAGCGGACCGACGAGCGGCGGCTGGTGCCGGCGCCGCGGCTGACGGACCGGGAGCTGGAGGTCCTGAAGCTGGTGGCCACCGGCATGAACAACCGTGACATCGCCAAGGAGTTGTTCATCTCGGAGAACACCGTGAAGAACCACGTCCGCAACATCCTGGAGAAGCTTCAGCTGCACTCCAGGATGGAGGCCGTGGTCTACGCGATGCGGGAGAAGATCCTGGAGATCCGCTGA
- the hpf gene encoding ribosome hibernation-promoting factor, HPF/YfiA family — protein sequence MDIVVKGRKTEVPERFRKHVAEKLNPERIQKLDAKVISLDVEVSKEHNPRQADRSDRVEITLRSRGPVIRAEAAAADPYAALDLAQDKLEARLRKQHDKRFTRRGSGRIPAAEVADVVPGVASLNGSGQPVTEEKTDGVPITRIGSIEVQGEGPLIVREKTHSAAPMSLDQALYEMELVGHDFYLFVDSETKLPSVVYRRHAYDYGVIHVNPDGASSSEEPRGGAGGALGG from the coding sequence GTGGACATCGTCGTCAAGGGCCGCAAGACCGAGGTGCCCGAGCGGTTCCGCAAGCACGTGGCCGAGAAGCTGAATCCGGAGCGGATCCAGAAGCTCGACGCCAAGGTGATCAGCTTGGACGTCGAGGTGTCCAAGGAGCACAACCCGCGCCAGGCCGACCGTTCCGACCGCGTGGAGATCACCCTGCGTTCGCGGGGCCCTGTGATCCGGGCCGAGGCGGCCGCCGCCGACCCGTATGCGGCGCTGGACCTTGCCCAGGACAAGCTGGAGGCCCGGCTGCGCAAGCAGCACGACAAGCGTTTCACCCGCCGTGGCAGCGGCCGCATCCCGGCGGCGGAGGTCGCCGACGTCGTACCGGGCGTCGCGTCCCTCAACGGCAGTGGCCAGCCGGTCACCGAGGAGAAGACGGACGGAGTTCCGATCACCCGGATCGGATCCATCGAAGTGCAGGGTGAAGGCCCGCTCATCGTCCGCGAGAAGACCCACTCGGCCGCGCCCATGTCGCTCGACCAGGCTCTGTACGAGATGGAGCTGGTCGGCCACGACTTCTATCTGTTCGTCGATTCCGAGACCAAGCTGCCCAGTGTCGTCTACCGGCGCCACGCCTATGACTACGGCGTCATCCATGTGAACCCCGACGGGGCCTCCAGCTCGGAGGAGCCGCGGGGCGGCGCGGGTGGCGCGCTCGGCGGCTGA